In a single window of the Streptomyces sp. NBC_00285 genome:
- a CDS encoding response regulator transcription factor yields the protein MIRVALVDDQALMRAGFRALLEAEDGIEVVGEAADGEQGVELVRAQMPDITLIDVQMPVMTGIEATRRIAADPDLAAVRVVILTNYGLDEYVFEALRAGASGFLLKDTEPADLLQAIEVVARGEALLSPAITRTLIGEFVSRPPDRSTAPGLECLTRREREVTGLAARGLSNEEIARHMVISPLTAKTHISRAMTKLGARDRAQLVVFAYESGLVTARGG from the coding sequence GTGATCAGGGTGGCCCTCGTGGACGACCAGGCGTTGATGCGGGCCGGGTTCCGGGCCCTGCTCGAAGCCGAGGACGGCATCGAGGTGGTCGGGGAGGCGGCGGACGGCGAGCAGGGCGTGGAACTGGTGCGCGCGCAGATGCCCGACATCACCCTGATCGACGTACAGATGCCGGTGATGACGGGCATCGAGGCGACCCGGCGGATCGCCGCCGATCCGGACCTGGCGGCGGTCCGAGTGGTGATCCTCACCAACTACGGCCTGGACGAGTACGTCTTCGAGGCACTGCGGGCGGGCGCGAGCGGCTTCCTGCTGAAGGACACCGAACCGGCCGATCTCCTCCAGGCCATCGAGGTGGTGGCCCGGGGCGAGGCGCTGCTGTCACCGGCGATCACCCGCACCCTGATCGGCGAGTTCGTCTCCCGCCCACCGGACCGCTCCACCGCTCCCGGCCTGGAATGCCTCACCCGCCGCGAACGCGAGGTGACGGGGCTGGCCGCCCGAGGTCTGAGCAACGAGGAGATCGCCCGGCACATGGTGATCAGCCCCCTCACGGCCAAGACCCACATCAGCCGGGCGATGACCAAGCTGGGCGCCCGGGACCGCGCCCAACTGGTCGTGTTCGCCTACGAGTCGGGGCTGGTGACGGCACGCGGCGGCTGA
- a CDS encoding class I SAM-dependent methyltransferase, with protein sequence MTETTPQVHEEILAYYARGEEDARLRPGGASAGRLEYWRTQDVLRRLLPAAPARVLDVGGGSGVHAEWLAQDGYDVELVDPVPLHVHQAARLPGVRARSGDARSLPADDSAYDVVLMLGPLYHLLERDDRVRALAEARRVVRPGGLVVAATINRYAELHDLLCKELYFTEEHRERTDEVLADGRHPHHEEGFFTLAHFARPNQVTAEFTDARLTVDGQYGVEGVAWLMGGVEDWLDDPERRESVLAACRHIESEPTLLGASGHLLTVGGRPKR encoded by the coding sequence ATGACCGAGACGACGCCGCAGGTCCACGAAGAGATCCTCGCCTACTACGCCCGGGGCGAGGAGGACGCCCGCCTCAGACCGGGCGGCGCATCCGCCGGACGGCTGGAGTACTGGCGCACCCAGGACGTGCTGCGGCGGTTGCTGCCCGCCGCGCCCGCGCGAGTGCTGGACGTCGGTGGCGGCAGCGGAGTGCACGCGGAGTGGCTCGCGCAGGACGGGTACGACGTCGAACTCGTCGATCCCGTACCGCTCCACGTGCACCAGGCGGCCCGGCTGCCGGGTGTGCGCGCACGGTCCGGGGACGCCCGCTCGCTGCCCGCCGACGACTCCGCGTACGACGTGGTGCTGATGCTGGGGCCCCTGTACCACCTGCTCGAACGGGACGACCGCGTGCGGGCGTTGGCCGAGGCTCGCCGGGTGGTGCGGCCGGGTGGACTGGTCGTCGCGGCCACCATCAACCGGTACGCGGAACTGCACGACCTGCTGTGCAAGGAGCTCTACTTCACCGAGGAGCACCGCGAACGCACCGACGAGGTTCTCGCGGACGGCCGGCACCCGCACCACGAGGAGGGCTTCTTCACCCTCGCCCATTTCGCCCGACCGAACCAGGTGACAGCGGAGTTCACCGACGCACGGCTTACCGTCGACGGCCAGTACGGCGTCGAGGGCGTCGCCTGGCTCATGGGTGGAGTCGAGGACTGGCTGGACGACCCGGAGCGCCGGGAGTCAGTCCTGGCGGCATGTCGGCACATCGAGTCGGAGCCGACGCTGCTGGGGGCGAGCGGACATCTGCTCACGGTGGGCGGACGGCCGAAGCGCTGA
- a CDS encoding phospholipase D-like domain-containing protein yields MLWKVLTRTGVALAAGAAVLAASVPASAASYTAFAFSQSAGQPTIYDFINSATTSLDMTMYELEDTTAVNDLIALKNKGVTVRVVLDRAHQSANGSAYTALTNAGVGVVWSPSSFVYTHQKTITVDATKSLVLTGNLTSQYYATGRDYGVFTDDTRDVAAIEKVFNADYAGTAITPGDGDHLLWSPTDSRSRLLSVINAATKTLDVEELEFSDSTVVDAIAARAQAGVKVRVVLETPGDYATEVSEIKSAGGTVVGYSDPNGFYIHGKAMVADYGLATQEVEAGSMNISSNSLSNNRELGIILTGTGVAQSVATTVETTFNSDYAGGTAA; encoded by the coding sequence ATGTTGTGGAAGGTCCTCACCCGTACCGGGGTCGCTCTCGCCGCCGGTGCCGCCGTACTCGCCGCCTCCGTCCCCGCCAGCGCCGCGAGTTACACCGCCTTCGCCTTCTCGCAGAGCGCCGGCCAGCCCACGATCTACGACTTCATCAACTCGGCCACCACGTCGCTCGACATGACCATGTACGAACTCGAGGACACGACGGCCGTCAACGACCTCATAGCCCTGAAGAACAAGGGCGTCACCGTCCGGGTCGTGCTGGACCGTGCGCACCAGAGCGCCAACGGCTCGGCGTACACGGCGTTGACGAACGCGGGCGTGGGCGTGGTGTGGTCGCCGTCGAGCTTCGTCTACACGCACCAGAAGACGATCACCGTGGACGCCACCAAGTCGCTTGTCCTCACCGGCAATCTCACCTCCCAGTACTACGCGACCGGCCGTGACTACGGGGTGTTCACCGACGACACCCGCGATGTCGCCGCGATCGAGAAGGTGTTCAACGCGGACTACGCCGGCACCGCGATCACGCCGGGCGACGGCGACCACCTGCTCTGGTCCCCCACGGACTCCCGCAGCCGTCTGCTGTCCGTGATCAACGCCGCCACCAAGACGCTCGACGTCGAGGAACTCGAGTTCAGCGACAGCACGGTGGTGGACGCCATCGCGGCACGCGCGCAAGCGGGCGTCAAGGTACGGGTGGTCCTGGAGACCCCGGGCGACTACGCCACCGAGGTCTCCGAGATCAAGTCAGCCGGCGGCACGGTCGTCGGGTACTCCGACCCCAACGGCTTCTACATCCACGGCAAGGCCATGGTCGCCGACTACGGCCTCGCCACCCAGGAGGTGGAGGCGGGCTCCATGAACATCAGCAGCAACTCGCTCTCCAACAACCGGGAGTTGGGCATCATCCTGACCGGCACCGGGGTCGCGCAGTCGGTGGCCACCACCGTCGAGACCACGTTCAACAGCGACTACGCGGGCGGCACTGCCGCATAG